A single genomic interval of uncultured Sphaerochaeta sp. harbors:
- the lpdA gene encoding dihydrolipoyl dehydrogenase: protein METYDVLVIGGGPAGYACAIKAAKASLRVAIFEKGTLGGTCLNVGCIPTKYLLDKAGQLEKIRQLTSIGIYKDAGMFNFKEIQRQKAQVVGKLTKGVSGLLRHHKVTVVTGEAILKANKVVECNRTQYTAATIVIATGSRPATLHIPGAEHAIDSTELLDVTRIPKRLAIIGGGVIGLELASAFNAFGSEVTVIEMMDSLLPQEQPQAVALMKKYLDKSGLAIHLSARVGKIEKNNGMCKTTITKQGTDLVIESDVVLMAVGRKPNIDCIAVDSGITFADTRHIVVDEYLQTNVEGIYAIGDVIGGYQLAHAAYAEAELVVDNILMKEARKAYDDSIMPRCVYTIPSFAAVGETSSKTGSDTVVGSFPYEANGMALAEEATGAVYVIMYTEQKTTVGVQIVGEHAPELIAFATAAVAKRFSLDDWKHLVVAHPSLSEMVKEAALDACKSALHKI, encoded by the coding sequence ATGGAAACATATGATGTGCTCGTAATCGGGGGAGGACCTGCTGGATATGCGTGTGCTATTAAAGCAGCAAAAGCCTCCCTACGCGTAGCGATATTTGAAAAGGGAACATTAGGCGGCACCTGCTTGAATGTAGGGTGTATTCCAACCAAATATTTACTGGATAAGGCTGGGCAATTGGAAAAAATCAGACAGCTGACTTCAATTGGTATTTACAAAGATGCCGGTATGTTCAACTTCAAGGAAATCCAGCGTCAAAAAGCTCAAGTGGTTGGAAAACTCACTAAGGGGGTATCAGGATTATTGCGCCATCATAAAGTGACGGTGGTCACCGGTGAAGCGATCCTGAAAGCCAACAAGGTTGTGGAGTGCAACCGCACACAATATACTGCTGCCACTATCGTTATCGCTACCGGTTCCCGTCCTGCAACGTTGCATATTCCTGGTGCTGAACATGCAATTGACTCAACCGAATTGCTTGATGTCACTAGGATACCCAAACGTCTTGCGATTATTGGGGGTGGTGTGATCGGCCTTGAGCTGGCAAGTGCCTTCAACGCATTTGGAAGCGAAGTGACCGTGATTGAGATGATGGATTCCCTGTTGCCTCAAGAGCAACCGCAAGCTGTAGCATTAATGAAAAAATACTTGGACAAGAGCGGTCTTGCGATACACCTCTCAGCTCGGGTAGGTAAGATCGAAAAGAACAACGGGATGTGCAAGACAACCATCACTAAGCAAGGGACCGACCTGGTAATCGAGTCGGACGTTGTGCTGATGGCTGTGGGTAGAAAACCCAATATCGATTGTATCGCCGTCGATTCTGGAATAACTTTTGCGGACACTCGACATATCGTGGTTGATGAATACCTGCAAACGAATGTTGAAGGAATCTACGCAATAGGCGATGTGATAGGAGGTTATCAATTAGCCCACGCAGCATATGCAGAAGCTGAGCTGGTTGTAGACAATATCCTCATGAAAGAAGCGAGAAAAGCCTACGATGATTCTATCATGCCAAGATGCGTCTACACTATTCCATCCTTCGCAGCAGTTGGAGAAACATCTAGCAAGACAGGATCTGATACTGTAGTCGGATCCTTTCCCTATGAAGCAAATGGCATGGCATTGGCTGAAGAAGCCACAGGCGCGGTGTATGTCATCATGTATACAGAACAGAAGACAACCGTCGGTGTGCAGATTGTTGGTGAACATGCACCGGAATTAATCGCATTTGCCACGGCTGCAGTTGCCAAGCGATTCTCACTTGATGATTGGAAGCATTTGGTGGTCGCCCATCCTTCATTGTCAGAAATGGTCAAAGAAGCAGCTTTAGATGCATGTAAAAGTGCATTGCATAAAATATAG
- a CDS encoding PhzF family phenazine biosynthesis protein, with amino-acid sequence MQYYHVDVFSKGPLTGNGLTVLICDRFPDSETMLLITREMKQYETIFLKKLRDNEYRARIFTKDEELDFAGHPILGAAAVIHMLHNEKETEAIQFHLNGKDVKVTSVAINQRREYVCSMNQGVAETVGQIPAEDYPRLIEPLGLTMDDLASAYPLQVMTTGLSYLLIPIQSGIERTGTFSKDYEPLLDSYGAKFAYVFDIDAKEGRTFDFDGLEDVATGSAAGPVGAYLCAHGVCKTGEGIIIHQGRFLDRPSELHVLQEKDTGCIIVSGNVSIIAEGTFYIEG; translated from the coding sequence ATGCAGTACTACCATGTTGATGTATTTTCAAAAGGACCGCTGACAGGAAATGGACTGACCGTTCTGATTTGCGACCGATTTCCTGATAGTGAAACCATGCTTCTGATTACCCGGGAAATGAAGCAGTATGAGACGATTTTTCTTAAAAAGCTCCGGGATAACGAATATAGGGCAAGAATTTTCACGAAGGATGAGGAACTGGATTTCGCAGGGCATCCAATCCTCGGTGCTGCTGCGGTGATACATATGCTACACAATGAAAAAGAAACGGAAGCAATCCAATTCCATCTGAATGGTAAGGATGTGAAGGTCACCAGCGTTGCCATCAACCAACGAAGGGAGTATGTCTGCAGCATGAACCAAGGGGTAGCAGAGACCGTCGGACAAATTCCTGCAGAAGACTATCCTAGGTTGATTGAACCGCTAGGACTTACTATGGACGATCTTGCCTCAGCGTATCCTCTTCAGGTCATGACAACCGGTTTATCATACCTGCTCATACCCATTCAAAGCGGTATTGAAAGAACTGGTACGTTTAGCAAGGACTATGAACCACTGCTGGACTCCTACGGTGCAAAGTTTGCCTATGTGTTTGATATTGATGCAAAAGAAGGCAGAACATTCGATTTTGATGGTTTGGAGGACGTTGCCACCGGCAGCGCAGCTGGACCAGTTGGAGCATACCTCTGTGCACATGGCGTATGCAAGACAGGTGAAGGAATCATCATTCATCAAGGACGTTTTCTTGACAGACCAAGTGAACTTCATGTTCTACAAGAGAAAGATACAGGCTGTATCATTGTCAGTGGAAATGTATCCATCATTGCGGAAGGAACGTTTTATATTGAGGGTTAG
- a CDS encoding alpha-ketoacid dehydrogenase subunit beta, which yields MALLSIADALKSAIAEEMRRDPLVFCLGEDEDIPGGMGGAFTVTKGLGDEFGYERVLNTPISEIMLAGVCVGSAMLGMRPVADLQYGDFLFCMMDQLVNQAAKMCYMSGGKVHVPMVMRAPCGASNRGAQHAQSLESFFTHVPGLKVICPSTAYDAKGLMKQAIRDDNPVLVFEHKLLYGSKRKEKDAISTVTEVPEDDYVIEFGKAAIRREGKDITIVANLLMSYKALEAAQILEQEGISCEVIDPRTLVPFDYDTVVASLEKTGRLMIVHEDNYNCGWGAQLGSWIAEHHIFLLDAPIVRVAAYDVPIPFSPILENYVIPSKERIVEEARKLMKV from the coding sequence ATGGCTTTGCTATCTATTGCTGACGCGTTGAAAAGTGCAATTGCTGAGGAAATGCGACGGGATCCGCTTGTGTTCTGCCTCGGTGAAGATGAGGATATCCCAGGCGGTATGGGCGGTGCGTTTACCGTTACGAAAGGACTTGGTGATGAATTCGGTTACGAACGTGTATTGAACACACCGATTTCAGAAATCATGCTGGCTGGTGTTTGTGTTGGATCGGCAATGCTGGGAATGCGCCCAGTAGCTGATTTGCAATATGGAGACTTCCTTTTCTGTATGATGGATCAGTTGGTCAACCAAGCTGCAAAAATGTGCTATATGTCCGGTGGAAAGGTTCACGTCCCAATGGTGATGCGGGCTCCGTGTGGCGCAAGCAATCGGGGTGCACAACATGCACAGAGCCTTGAAAGCTTCTTTACCCATGTTCCTGGCTTGAAGGTGATCTGTCCTTCCACCGCGTATGATGCAAAGGGATTGATGAAACAGGCAATCAGAGATGACAACCCGGTGCTCGTATTCGAACATAAGTTGCTTTATGGTAGCAAGCGTAAAGAAAAGGACGCGATTTCCACGGTCACAGAAGTACCTGAAGACGATTATGTCATCGAATTCGGAAAAGCCGCAATACGTCGGGAAGGTAAGGATATCACTATCGTTGCCAACTTATTGATGAGCTACAAAGCTCTCGAAGCAGCTCAGATTCTGGAGCAGGAAGGTATTAGCTGTGAAGTGATCGACCCAAGGACATTGGTCCCGTTCGATTATGATACGGTGGTTGCTTCATTGGAAAAGACAGGACGGTTGATGATTGTACATGAAGACAATTACAACTGCGGTTGGGGTGCCCAATTAGGATCTTGGATTGCTGAACACCACATTTTTCTGCTGGATGCCCCTATTGTTCGGGTGGCTGCCTATGACGTTCCGATTCCTTTTTCGCCCATCCTGGAAAACTATGTAATTCCTTCTAAAGAGCGGATTGTCGAGGAAGCAAGAAAATTGATGAAGGTGTGA
- a CDS encoding GNAT family N-acetyltransferase yields the protein MLQTKRLALRPWTETDAESLYTYAKDPDIGPIAGWPAHTCVGESLAAIRNVLTGAECYAICEKGSDRAIGAIELKLNGYTDMTERDDECELGYWIGKPFWGRGYIPEAAAELIRHGFEDLGMTTIWIGYYEGNTQSKRVQEKLGFTYHHTCEEVPVPLMNETRIGHTNYMTKEQWSRKQNI from the coding sequence ATGTTGCAGACAAAAAGACTCGCTCTTCGTCCTTGGACGGAGACGGATGCCGAAAGTTTATATACATATGCCAAGGATCCTGATATTGGCCCGATTGCAGGATGGCCTGCCCATACATGTGTAGGAGAGAGCCTGGCTGCCATTCGAAATGTGCTCACCGGCGCAGAATGCTATGCAATCTGTGAGAAAGGCAGTGATAGAGCAATTGGTGCCATAGAACTCAAACTGAATGGGTATACCGATATGACTGAGCGTGACGATGAGTGTGAGCTGGGATATTGGATTGGTAAACCCTTTTGGGGAAGAGGATATATACCGGAGGCTGCAGCAGAACTCATTCGCCATGGGTTTGAAGACCTGGGAATGACCACAATATGGATTGGGTATTATGAGGGAAACACTCAATCCAAGAGGGTTCAGGAGAAGCTTGGTTTTACCTACCATCATACCTGTGAAGAGGTACCGGTGCCCCTCATGAATGAGACAAGGATTGGTCACACAAACTACATGACCAAAGAACAGTGGTCCAGGAAGCAAAATATCTGA
- a CDS encoding dihydrolipoamide acetyltransferase family protein, translating to MIKEIRMPNAGQTTDTAVICQWKVEVGDNVKRGDILLEAETDKAVLPVESFASGMVIDILAGEGDTVEGGDIVCVIGDAKDRDSYTKSSTTDAVSPEQQGVVDSTEPDGDFLPIMKKLPQVPSVQVAKGKYPAMPNSKRMAKELGVDLSLVTPSNGVYITRHDVTSYTDSREVHANDYSIMPMSRMRKAIARRMVESVSTVPTFQVTVSVDMRQAIDLRKQMEVLKNVRISYNDIIVKALSIVGKEYALINARYEKEEIRIYSHTNIGLAVAIDEGLVVPVIKHADTLSLTEIAKASRALIEKARKGTLTTDEMGCGSISVSNLGMFGTDQFTAIVNPPESAILAVGGVVTKPVWEDDQWKPVELMTITGSFDHRIIDGAYAAKLLDALRTVIEHPLLMFV from the coding sequence ATGATAAAAGAGATACGTATGCCCAATGCAGGGCAGACAACGGATACAGCGGTGATTTGTCAATGGAAAGTCGAAGTGGGAGACAACGTCAAACGCGGAGATATCCTGCTGGAGGCTGAAACCGATAAGGCCGTTCTTCCAGTTGAAAGTTTTGCCTCGGGTATGGTCATAGATATTCTCGCCGGAGAAGGTGATACAGTTGAAGGCGGGGATATCGTGTGTGTGATCGGCGATGCAAAGGACCGGGATTCATATACAAAATCCAGTACTACCGACGCAGTGTCACCTGAACAACAGGGCGTGGTGGATTCGACTGAGCCGGATGGCGATTTCCTTCCCATCATGAAAAAACTTCCACAAGTCCCATCGGTGCAAGTAGCCAAGGGTAAGTATCCCGCTATGCCTAATAGCAAGCGTATGGCAAAAGAACTTGGTGTGGATTTGTCTCTGGTAACCCCCTCGAATGGTGTATATATCACACGCCATGACGTAACTTCCTACACCGATAGCCGTGAAGTTCATGCCAATGATTATTCAATTATGCCAATGAGCAGAATGAGGAAAGCCATTGCACGGAGGATGGTCGAAAGTGTTTCCACAGTTCCCACGTTCCAGGTTACCGTCTCAGTTGATATGCGGCAGGCGATTGATCTGAGAAAACAAATGGAAGTGCTGAAGAATGTGAGAATTTCTTATAACGATATTATTGTAAAAGCACTTTCAATAGTTGGCAAAGAGTATGCGTTGATCAACGCCCGATACGAAAAAGAGGAAATACGCATATATTCGCATACGAACATTGGATTGGCTGTCGCTATAGATGAAGGATTGGTGGTTCCTGTAATCAAACATGCCGATACACTGTCGCTCACTGAAATTGCCAAGGCCAGTCGCGCATTGATCGAAAAAGCACGCAAGGGAACCTTGACCACCGATGAGATGGGCTGTGGGAGTATTTCTGTTTCAAACCTTGGAATGTTCGGTACCGATCAGTTCACTGCAATAGTGAACCCGCCAGAAAGTGCAATCTTGGCGGTAGGAGGCGTCGTTACCAAACCCGTATGGGAAGATGACCAATGGAAACCTGTGGAGCTGATGACAATCACGGGTTCGTTTGACCATAGGATCATTGATGGTGCATACGCTGCCAAGTTACTCGACGCGTTGAGAACAGTAATCGAGCATCCATTGCTGATGTTTGTCTAA
- the glpK gene encoding glycerol kinase GlpK has translation MGPKYVISIDQSTQGTKAMLFDDFGYLVANEVIGHRQIVDNRGYVEHDGMEIAKNVYAVIKQVVNTSGIDKNQVIGIGVANQRESVIIWDRITGLPVYHSIVWQCNRATQLCDRLSDSADYVKKTTGLRLSPFFSGPKIAWVLENVPSARERADRGQLCCGTMDSWVIYNLTNGTSHKTDYSNASRMMLMNLASNDWDDGMCSLLGIPKSMLPKICDSDALFGFTDVNGFFEHPIPIRCAVGDSHASLFGQGCFEKGMCMTGYGTGSCVMMNLGDQPLLSEHGVLTSIAWKTKGNIRYIFDGVINYSGAVITWICKELGLAASPIETDSLAKQANAEDRTYLVPAFSGIGAPHWSNESNAVFYGMSRMTGRPELVRSALESIAYQVSDVVFAMALDAQADIPFMKVAGGPTKNDYLMQFQSDILNCPIHIPNNEEMTCFGAAMIAGQALGLYDDQIRESSITYRMYHPTMLKEKQEQCIEGWTRALRCVLAR, from the coding sequence ATGGGACCAAAGTATGTCATTTCAATAGACCAAAGTACACAGGGTACTAAGGCAATGTTGTTCGATGATTTCGGGTATTTGGTAGCCAATGAAGTCATTGGACATCGACAAATTGTCGACAATCGCGGGTATGTTGAACATGATGGTATGGAGATTGCCAAGAATGTTTATGCTGTTATCAAGCAGGTGGTCAACACTAGCGGAATCGATAAGAACCAAGTAATTGGTATTGGCGTAGCAAACCAGCGTGAGTCGGTGATTATCTGGGACCGAATCACAGGGCTACCTGTATATCATTCGATCGTATGGCAGTGCAACCGAGCTACGCAACTTTGTGACAGGTTGTCTGATTCAGCTGATTATGTAAAAAAAACAACCGGCTTACGTCTTTCTCCCTTCTTCTCAGGTCCGAAGATCGCATGGGTACTTGAGAATGTTCCTTCAGCTAGAGAACGTGCAGACCGAGGGCAGCTCTGTTGTGGTACGATGGACAGCTGGGTTATCTATAACTTGACCAATGGAACTTCCCACAAAACTGATTATTCCAATGCTTCGCGGATGATGCTGATGAATCTCGCAAGCAATGATTGGGATGACGGCATGTGTTCGTTATTGGGGATTCCAAAGTCGATGCTCCCGAAAATCTGTGATTCAGATGCTCTGTTTGGCTTTACGGATGTTAATGGGTTTTTCGAACATCCCATTCCTATTCGATGTGCAGTCGGTGATTCCCATGCCAGTTTGTTTGGGCAAGGGTGTTTTGAAAAAGGTATGTGCATGACCGGGTATGGAACTGGCAGTTGCGTGATGATGAATCTAGGTGATCAGCCCCTGCTCTCCGAACATGGGGTGCTCACTTCAATTGCGTGGAAGACAAAGGGAAACATTCGCTACATATTCGATGGTGTGATCAACTATTCAGGAGCTGTCATTACCTGGATATGCAAGGAGCTTGGTTTGGCAGCATCGCCGATTGAGACTGATTCATTGGCAAAACAAGCCAATGCTGAGGACCGGACGTATCTAGTTCCCGCATTTTCAGGAATCGGAGCTCCACATTGGAGCAACGAATCAAATGCCGTGTTTTACGGCATGTCCCGCATGACAGGCCGGCCTGAATTGGTTCGGTCGGCGTTGGAGAGCATAGCGTACCAAGTATCTGATGTGGTATTTGCCATGGCATTGGATGCTCAGGCTGATATTCCCTTCATGAAGGTTGCCGGTGGTCCGACAAAAAATGATTATCTTATGCAATTTCAAAGCGATATCCTAAACTGTCCAATCCATATTCCGAACAATGAAGAAATGACCTGTTTCGGGGCTGCGATGATTGCTGGACAGGCATTGGGGTTATATGACGATCAGATACGGGAATCTTCCATAACGTATAGAATGTACCATCCCACCATGCTCAAAGAGAAACAAGAGCAATGCATTGAGGGATGGACTCGAGCACTGCGTTGTGTGCTCGCGAGATAA
- a CDS encoding SDR family NAD(P)-dependent oxidoreductase — translation MNELLVGKVAVVTGSGRGIGAAIARQLVQHGAKVVLTDIDENSIKSLENEFIQAGHQAKSMVFNVADFAQIRDKIDSIKNLFGRIDIWVNNAGITESAPIESITEAQWDRMQDIDLKSVFLCSQAVFAVMKEQQYGRLVHISSMAGERGGRGSSASYSAAKAGVINLAKSFALNGGQYNITSNAVCPGRTLTEMAKGLSWLTDPKDDPKLTIPLGRFGTPEDIANTVLFLASDLSSYITGATIDVNGGLYMR, via the coding sequence ATGAACGAATTACTAGTCGGAAAAGTGGCGGTTGTTACGGGATCAGGGCGTGGAATCGGGGCTGCGATTGCCCGGCAGCTTGTACAACATGGTGCGAAGGTCGTGTTGACCGATATTGATGAGAACAGTATCAAATCACTTGAAAATGAATTTATACAAGCTGGTCATCAAGCGAAGTCCATGGTATTCAACGTTGCAGATTTTGCTCAGATACGTGATAAGATTGACAGCATCAAGAACCTATTCGGGCGTATAGATATTTGGGTGAACAATGCCGGAATTACCGAATCAGCTCCCATCGAGAGCATCACTGAAGCGCAATGGGACCGGATGCAGGATATCGATTTGAAAAGTGTTTTCCTCTGTTCCCAAGCTGTATTTGCTGTCATGAAGGAACAGCAATACGGGAGGTTGGTACATATTTCCTCCATGGCCGGGGAACGGGGAGGGAGAGGTTCTTCTGCTAGCTATTCAGCTGCAAAGGCGGGTGTGATCAATCTTGCGAAGAGCTTTGCGCTTAACGGTGGTCAGTATAATATTACCAGTAATGCAGTGTGCCCTGGTCGAACGCTTACTGAAATGGCGAAAGGGCTCAGTTGGCTCACTGATCCGAAAGATGATCCAAAACTTACCATACCGCTTGGACGGTTTGGAACGCCTGAGGATATCGCCAATACGGTGCTCTTCTTGGCCAGCGATCTCTCCAGTTATATAACTGGGGCTACAATTGATGTGAATGGTGGATTATACATGAGGTAA
- a CDS encoding thiamine pyrophosphate-dependent dehydrogenase E1 component subunit alpha, whose translation MSKLPDKERALGMYRQMSLIRKYEERIYYLFLEGIMPGTIHQSTGQEACAVGMLYDLRKDDHMASTHRPAGHDLAKGVSLTSMMCEMFGKEDGCCRGKGGAMHTGDIEVGALVANAIVGGNLPIAAGVALAYKMQKKDNVIVCFFGDGATNEGAFHEAMNAAAIWKLPVIFVCENNLYSATTSIAITCNMKNPAADRAAAYAIPSEIVDGNDVLKVNEAATTAIKRARSGQGPTIIELKTYRHGGHSRNDACQYRPKDEEKYWFDHDPVKNFRDYIIANKLASEKEVEEIENTIEADIDEAVEYAQHAPFPQIESALTDVYWEGK comes from the coding sequence GGCATGTATCGACAGATGTCTTTGATCCGTAAATATGAAGAACGGATCTACTATCTGTTTCTAGAGGGAATCATGCCCGGCACCATCCATCAAAGTACAGGACAGGAAGCCTGTGCGGTGGGGATGCTGTACGATTTACGCAAAGATGACCATATGGCTTCAACGCATCGTCCAGCCGGTCATGATTTGGCCAAAGGTGTTTCGCTTACAAGCATGATGTGCGAAATGTTCGGCAAAGAAGACGGATGTTGTCGTGGTAAAGGCGGAGCGATGCATACCGGAGACATTGAGGTTGGCGCACTTGTAGCAAATGCCATTGTCGGAGGAAATCTTCCAATTGCAGCTGGGGTTGCCCTGGCGTATAAAATGCAGAAAAAAGACAATGTGATTGTTTGTTTCTTTGGTGACGGGGCCACGAATGAAGGCGCGTTCCATGAAGCTATGAATGCCGCCGCGATCTGGAAGCTTCCCGTTATTTTTGTATGTGAGAACAATCTGTACAGTGCCACAACAAGCATAGCTATAACATGCAATATGAAGAACCCCGCAGCTGATAGAGCCGCCGCCTACGCAATTCCATCTGAAATAGTGGATGGAAACGATGTCTTGAAAGTCAATGAAGCAGCGACAACGGCTATCAAGCGGGCACGTAGCGGTCAGGGTCCAACAATCATTGAATTGAAGACATACCGTCACGGTGGACACTCAAGGAACGATGCGTGCCAATATCGTCCGAAAGATGAAGAAAAGTATTGGTTTGATCATGATCCGGTGAAGAATTTCCGTGATTATATTATTGCCAATAAGTTGGCATCTGAAAAAGAAGTTGAGGAAATCGAAAATACCATCGAGGCAGATATCGATGAAGCAGTCGAGTACGCGCAACATGCCCCGTTCCCTCAGATTGAAAGTGCGCTTACTGATGTGTATTGGGAGGGTAAATAA
- a CDS encoding histidine phosphatase family protein — protein MKTRIYFVRHGETDFNVQHRFQGSTDNPLNGRGLEQASCLWEPMSNIYLDKVYVSPYKRTTQTAEQVLAGRAIPLVYEPRLCEIHCGQWEGLDRNQIETRWPGMIDVWEHRPDELRMPDGESFQQVQDRSIEAFKEILEKEEGKSIAIVTHMLTIQLIMSKLLDIPIREVWNMVRLENTSITTIDFSSDKEFEVVKWGADFHLHEHLKNPYVRIAGFVQKDRAKYDTSFVEGKHPFNL, from the coding sequence ATGAAAACGAGAATATACTTCGTCAGGCACGGCGAGACCGATTTCAATGTACAACACCGTTTTCAAGGCTCAACCGACAATCCGTTGAATGGACGCGGGCTCGAACAGGCCTCTTGCCTTTGGGAACCAATGAGCAACATCTATTTGGATAAGGTATATGTCAGCCCGTATAAGCGTACCACGCAAACAGCGGAGCAAGTGTTGGCAGGTAGGGCAATCCCATTGGTGTATGAACCAAGGTTGTGTGAGATCCATTGCGGACAGTGGGAAGGGTTGGACCGCAATCAGATTGAAACCCGATGGCCCGGAATGATTGATGTATGGGAACATCGTCCCGATGAGTTGCGGATGCCCGATGGGGAAAGCTTTCAACAGGTGCAGGATCGTTCGATAGAGGCATTTAAGGAGATACTTGAGAAAGAGGAAGGCAAGAGCATTGCTATTGTAACTCACATGCTGACTATTCAATTGATAATGTCCAAATTATTGGACATCCCAATTCGTGAAGTATGGAATATGGTCAGGTTGGAAAACACATCTATCACCACGATCGATTTTTCTTCGGATAAGGAATTTGAAGTGGTTAAGTGGGGAGCTGATTTCCATTTGCATGAACACTTGAAAAACCCCTATGTGAGAATCGCTGGGTTTGTTCAAAAAGACCGTGCGAAATATGATACGTCATTCGTCGAAGGCAAGCATCCGTTCAATCTTTAA